A stretch of Amycolatopsis balhimycina FH 1894 DNA encodes these proteins:
- a CDS encoding efflux RND transporter permease subunit — protein sequence MMRWIVGISQKYRRLVLAVAVGLLALGFVQLRSTSVEALPEFSPVRVDVQVEALGLSAEEVENLLTNPMENEFFNGIPWLSKLESRTMPGLTSMEMTFEPGTDPIRARQVVQERLTMTPALPQVASRAPQVVQPLSSTGRLMMIGLSSKDKSLIDMSLLSRWTVVPRLLSVPGVANVGIWGFRDRQLQVQVDPSRLMHDGVTLDQVLRTSANALWVSPLTFVEASTPGLGGYVDTSNQRIEVQHNQPIKTAADLGKMTIQGAEDRQLRLADVANIVEDHQLLIGDAVVNDAPSLMLVVERFPGTSVQEVTKNVEAALDELKPGLSGVQLDTTIYRPATFVENMTANLTWTLLLGALLLLLLIGAMFFNWRMALVSLLTIATSIAVTVLVLNWFAIPLNMMSLAGLVMALVIVVDDTVVAVDNVRRRLRQRREAADDQPTIGVIHAAVLEMRGPLMAAAVITAVSVVPVFILDGVRSALLTPVAIAFLVATAASVLVALIITPVLATVLLGKESLQHRPSPVADWLEAAYAGLVRRVLRARIWSYATVAVLVVAALAALPFLGARPLSPTLHERGLLISWETAPGTSRPEMDRITAALTSELRATSGVRNVGAHSGRALAADQIANINSGEVWLSIDENADYQGTLNAIKRVVSGYPGVRSDVLTYSDKQVREVTTRGASDDLVVRVYGNDYDVLNAKAKEVLGIISGVQGVDRPKINGAQVAPTLQIEVAVDKAAKYGLKPGDVRRQAATLIAATVAGNLFQDQKVFEVVVWGTPEVRHDVTKIKDLRIDAPIGGPGNGPSQVKLSDVADVQIAPKPEMITHDQVSRSIDVVANVRGRSLSAVTAEAKDKLAAVAFPREHHLEVLGASEARAAIDFRVWLYAIGAAILIFFLLQAAMASWRLAALYFLLLPVALTGGVLAAVAGGESVSIVAMLGLLTVLAVTVRGGLLQIGDYRRLAGDGHPPGEDLVVLGSRQRFTPAVTSLLGAGLALIPLVIAGDAAGLEAAGPLAWIILGGLVTAGVVNLLVLPAVYLRFAGNRDKEVTVDARS from the coding sequence ATGATGCGATGGATCGTCGGGATCAGCCAGAAGTACCGGCGCCTGGTGCTGGCTGTCGCAGTGGGCCTGCTGGCTTTGGGGTTCGTGCAGTTGCGCAGCACTTCGGTGGAAGCCTTGCCGGAGTTCAGCCCCGTGCGCGTCGACGTCCAGGTCGAGGCGCTCGGGCTGTCGGCGGAAGAAGTGGAAAACCTTCTCACCAACCCGATGGAGAACGAATTCTTCAACGGCATCCCGTGGCTTTCGAAGCTGGAGTCCCGCACGATGCCCGGGCTCACTTCCATGGAGATGACCTTCGAGCCGGGTACCGATCCGATCCGCGCCCGCCAGGTGGTGCAGGAACGCCTCACGATGACGCCTGCCCTGCCCCAGGTCGCATCCCGGGCTCCGCAGGTGGTGCAGCCGCTGTCGTCCACCGGCCGGCTGATGATGATCGGCCTGTCCTCGAAGGACAAGTCGCTGATCGACATGTCGCTGCTGTCCCGGTGGACCGTCGTCCCGCGCCTGCTGTCCGTGCCAGGCGTGGCGAACGTCGGCATCTGGGGCTTCCGGGACCGCCAGCTTCAGGTTCAGGTCGACCCGTCGCGGCTGATGCACGACGGCGTCACCCTCGACCAGGTCCTCCGTACCTCGGCCAACGCCCTCTGGGTCTCTCCGCTGACCTTCGTGGAAGCGTCCACTCCCGGCCTCGGCGGCTACGTCGACACGTCCAACCAGCGCATCGAGGTCCAGCACAACCAGCCGATCAAGACCGCCGCCGACCTCGGCAAGATGACCATCCAGGGCGCCGAGGACCGCCAGCTGCGCCTCGCCGACGTGGCGAACATCGTCGAGGATCACCAGCTGCTCATCGGCGACGCGGTGGTCAACGACGCGCCGAGCCTGATGCTGGTGGTGGAGCGGTTCCCGGGCACGTCCGTCCAGGAAGTGACCAAGAATGTCGAGGCGGCGCTGGACGAACTGAAGCCCGGCTTGTCCGGCGTCCAGCTCGACACCACGATCTACCGGCCGGCCACGTTCGTCGAGAACATGACCGCCAATCTCACCTGGACCCTGCTGCTCGGCGCCCTTCTCCTGCTTCTGCTGATCGGCGCGATGTTCTTCAACTGGCGCATGGCACTGGTCAGCCTGCTCACGATCGCCACGTCGATCGCCGTGACCGTGCTGGTGCTCAACTGGTTCGCGATCCCGCTGAACATGATGTCGTTGGCGGGCCTGGTGATGGCGCTCGTCATCGTGGTGGACGACACCGTCGTCGCGGTGGACAACGTCCGCCGGCGCCTGCGGCAACGCCGTGAGGCCGCTGACGACCAGCCCACGATCGGCGTCATCCACGCGGCCGTCCTGGAGATGCGAGGCCCGCTGATGGCGGCCGCCGTGATCACCGCGGTCTCCGTCGTGCCGGTCTTCATCCTGGACGGGGTGCGCAGCGCCCTCCTGACCCCGGTCGCCATCGCGTTCCTGGTAGCGACTGCGGCCTCCGTCCTCGTCGCGCTGATCATCACCCCGGTGCTGGCGACGGTGCTGCTGGGCAAGGAATCGCTCCAGCACCGTCCGTCCCCGGTCGCCGACTGGCTGGAGGCGGCCTACGCGGGGCTCGTCCGCCGTGTCCTCCGCGCGCGGATCTGGTCGTACGCGACCGTGGCCGTCCTGGTGGTCGCCGCCCTCGCCGCGCTGCCGTTCCTGGGCGCCCGCCCGCTTTCGCCCACCTTGCACGAGCGCGGCTTGCTGATCTCCTGGGAAACCGCACCCGGCACCTCCCGTCCGGAGATGGACCGGATCACCGCCGCGCTCACCAGCGAGCTCCGGGCCACCTCGGGAGTCCGCAACGTCGGCGCGCACTCCGGCCGGGCGCTCGCCGCCGACCAGATCGCCAACATCAACTCGGGCGAGGTGTGGCTGTCCATCGACGAGAACGCCGACTACCAGGGCACCCTCAACGCGATCAAGCGCGTGGTGAGCGGCTACCCCGGGGTTCGCAGCGACGTGCTCACCTACTCCGACAAGCAGGTCCGTGAGGTGACCACCCGAGGCGCCTCCGACGATCTGGTGGTCCGTGTCTACGGCAACGACTACGACGTGCTCAACGCCAAGGCCAAAGAGGTGCTGGGGATCATCTCCGGCGTCCAGGGCGTGGACCGGCCGAAGATCAACGGCGCCCAGGTCGCCCCGACCCTGCAGATCGAAGTCGCCGTCGACAAGGCCGCGAAGTACGGCCTCAAGCCGGGTGACGTCCGCCGGCAGGCGGCCACCCTGATCGCTGCCACCGTGGCCGGCAACCTCTTCCAGGACCAGAAGGTGTTCGAGGTCGTGGTCTGGGGCACGCCCGAGGTGCGCCACGACGTGACCAAGATCAAGGACCTGCGCATCGACGCCCCGATCGGCGGCCCGGGGAACGGCCCGTCCCAGGTGAAGCTGTCCGATGTGGCCGACGTCCAGATCGCGCCGAAGCCGGAGATGATCACACACGACCAGGTGTCGCGCAGCATCGACGTGGTGGCCAACGTGCGCGGGCGCAGCCTGTCCGCGGTCACGGCCGAGGCCAAGGACAAGCTGGCGGCCGTCGCCTTCCCCCGTGAGCACCATCTCGAGGTGCTCGGTGCCAGCGAGGCGAGGGCTGCCATCGACTTCCGGGTGTGGCTCTACGCCATCGGTGCCGCGATCCTGATCTTCTTCCTGCTCCAGGCGGCCATGGCGAGCTGGCGGCTGGCGGCGCTGTACTTCCTGCTGCTGCCGGTGGCATTGACCGGCGGCGTGCTGGCGGCCGTGGCCGGCGGCGAGAGCGTGTCGATCGTGGCCATGCTCGGCCTGCTGACCGTGCTCGCCGTGACCGTTCGCGGTGGCCTGCTCCAGATCGGGGACTACCGGCGGCTCGCCGGGGACGGCCATCCGCCGGGCGAGGACCTGGTCGTGCTCGGCTCCCGGCAGCGGTTCACCCCGGCCGTGACTTCTCTGCTGGGCGCCGGTCTCGCGCTCATCCCGCTGGTGATCGCCGGTGACGCCGCCGGCTTGGAGGCCGCCGGTCCGCTCGCCTGGATCATCCTGGGCGGCCTGGTCACGGCCGGCGTGGTGAACCTGCTCGTGCTGCCCGCTGTCTACCTGCGTTTCGCAGGAAACCGGGACAAGGAGGTGACCGTCGATGCGCGGTCGTGA
- a CDS encoding efflux RND transporter permease subunit, with protein MLRWIVGSSLKGRFLVLALAGALLFFGSLQLKKSPVDVFPEFAPPRVEVQTLCVGLNTAEVESLVTVPLEQAFNGVAGIDTIRSKSVSGVSSIEMIFKQGTDVINAEQLVSERIGTVSHQLPTWAAPPVIRPPLSATSRAMHIGVSSKTVGLLDLSNIAYWTLRSRILRVPGVANVAIWGERLDLQQVQVDPKRLKAQNVTLTQVMEAASNAVDSGLLQFTNGAVLGTGGFVDTPNQRLGLQNLPPIVTTKDLAEVSVPRPDGTSVRLGDVADVLRDHPPLIGDAVINDGTGLMLVVEKFPWGNALDVDKGVEQAIDEMRPGLQGIDIDTTIFRPATFIQAALGNLTTSMVIGALLLVLMLGLFLWDWRTALISVVAIPLSVVTVGLILDSQGYTINTMILAGLVIALGDVVDDAIVDVENVFRRLKQHRAENPEATRRATARVILSASIEVRKAIIYATAIEVAAVSPVILLPGLSGSFFRPLALAYSLAILASMSVALTVTPALCLILLRKTKFERRESPVVRWLAPRYTRLLQRVVRHPYRAFAGAGVVLIAGIVVFPLLSASLFPEFKERGFLIHWITKPGTSLAEERRIVESISKDLRAIPGVRNFGSHIGQAFLAEEIAGVDFGENWISIDPDVDYESTVAAVEDVVNSYPGMFHNVETYLAERIDEVLTGSSYPITVRIFGTDLPTMRAKADEVRKLLADVPGTTDAKVELQQDEPQLQVTVNLDAAQKYGLKPGDVRRAAGTLVAGEEVGDIYRGGKTYDVQVWSTPQTRQSVTDIGNLVLDTPTNTQVKLSDVADIRVVPVPNSIRHENTARRIDVTANVSGRDLNDVVGDVQQKLRDVQYPQGFHAELLGTFQERQAAQNQILLVAIGAAVAILLLLHSAFRNWRMTVLAFVALPMAVVGGILAALINGGMLSLGALVGLFTVFGIAARNGIMLISHFHHLNEVEGMPFGVELVLRGSRERLRPIVMTALATGLAVLPLVVAGDIPGHEIEHPMAVVIAGGLVTSTLLNLFVLPALYLRFGKAGRPAEIGSSHAPQHV; from the coding sequence ATGCTGCGGTGGATCGTCGGTTCGAGTCTCAAAGGCCGGTTCCTGGTTCTCGCGCTGGCCGGCGCGCTGCTGTTCTTCGGCTCGCTGCAGCTGAAGAAATCCCCGGTCGACGTGTTCCCCGAGTTCGCGCCGCCCCGCGTGGAGGTGCAGACCCTCTGCGTCGGGCTCAACACGGCCGAAGTGGAGAGCCTGGTCACCGTGCCGCTCGAGCAGGCGTTCAACGGCGTCGCGGGAATCGACACCATCCGCTCCAAGTCGGTCTCCGGGGTCTCGTCGATCGAGATGATCTTCAAGCAGGGCACCGACGTCATCAACGCCGAGCAACTGGTGTCCGAGCGGATCGGCACCGTTTCCCACCAGCTGCCGACCTGGGCGGCGCCGCCGGTGATCCGGCCGCCGCTGTCGGCGACCAGCCGGGCGATGCACATCGGCGTCAGCTCGAAGACTGTCGGCCTGCTCGACCTTTCGAACATCGCTTACTGGACCCTGCGGTCGCGGATCCTGCGCGTGCCCGGCGTGGCCAACGTGGCCATCTGGGGCGAACGCCTCGACCTGCAACAGGTCCAGGTGGACCCGAAGCGGCTGAAGGCGCAGAACGTCACCCTCACCCAGGTCATGGAGGCGGCGTCGAACGCGGTGGACTCCGGGCTGCTGCAGTTCACCAACGGCGCGGTGCTCGGCACGGGTGGCTTCGTCGACACCCCGAACCAGCGTCTGGGCCTGCAGAACCTGCCTCCGATCGTGACGACGAAGGACCTCGCGGAGGTCTCCGTCCCACGGCCCGACGGCACGTCGGTCCGGCTCGGTGACGTCGCCGACGTCCTGCGCGACCACCCGCCGCTGATCGGCGACGCGGTGATCAACGACGGCACCGGGTTGATGCTCGTGGTCGAAAAGTTCCCCTGGGGCAACGCCCTCGACGTCGACAAGGGCGTCGAGCAGGCGATCGACGAGATGCGGCCCGGTCTGCAGGGCATCGACATCGACACGACGATCTTCCGGCCGGCGACCTTCATCCAGGCGGCACTGGGCAACCTGACCACGTCGATGGTCATCGGCGCGCTGCTGCTGGTGCTGATGCTCGGGCTGTTCCTGTGGGACTGGCGGACCGCGCTGATCAGCGTCGTCGCGATCCCGCTGTCGGTCGTCACGGTGGGGCTGATCCTCGACTCCCAGGGCTACACCATCAACACGATGATCCTGGCCGGGCTGGTGATTGCGCTCGGCGACGTCGTCGACGACGCGATCGTCGATGTCGAGAACGTGTTCCGAAGACTCAAACAACATCGGGCCGAAAATCCGGAGGCCACGAGACGGGCGACCGCCCGGGTGATCCTGTCGGCCTCGATCGAGGTCCGGAAGGCGATCATCTACGCGACGGCCATCGAAGTCGCCGCGGTGAGCCCGGTGATCCTGCTGCCCGGCCTCTCCGGCTCGTTCTTCCGGCCGCTGGCCCTGGCGTACTCGCTGGCGATCCTGGCGTCGATGTCCGTCGCCCTCACCGTGACGCCCGCGCTGTGCCTGATCCTGTTGCGCAAGACCAAGTTCGAGCGTCGCGAGTCGCCGGTGGTCCGCTGGCTCGCGCCGCGCTACACCCGCCTGCTGCAACGGGTCGTGCGCCATCCGTACCGCGCGTTCGCCGGGGCCGGGGTGGTGCTGATCGCCGGGATCGTCGTGTTCCCGCTGCTTTCGGCGTCGCTGTTCCCCGAGTTCAAGGAACGCGGCTTCCTGATCCACTGGATAACCAAGCCCGGCACGTCACTGGCCGAAGAGCGGAGGATCGTCGAGTCGATCAGCAAGGACCTGCGGGCCATCCCGGGCGTGCGCAACTTCGGTTCGCACATCGGGCAGGCGTTCCTGGCCGAGGAGATAGCCGGCGTCGACTTCGGGGAGAACTGGATCAGCATCGATCCGGACGTCGACTACGAGAGCACGGTCGCGGCGGTCGAGGACGTCGTGAACAGCTATCCCGGCATGTTCCACAATGTCGAGACGTACCTGGCGGAACGCATCGACGAGGTGCTGACCGGGTCGAGCTACCCGATCACGGTGCGGATCTTCGGCACCGACCTGCCGACCATGCGCGCCAAGGCCGACGAGGTCCGGAAGCTGCTCGCCGACGTCCCTGGCACGACGGACGCGAAGGTCGAGCTGCAGCAGGACGAGCCGCAGCTGCAGGTGACGGTGAACCTCGACGCGGCCCAGAAGTACGGGCTCAAGCCGGGTGACGTGCGCCGGGCCGCGGGCACCCTGGTCGCCGGGGAGGAGGTCGGCGACATCTATCGCGGCGGCAAGACCTACGACGTCCAGGTGTGGAGCACGCCGCAGACCCGGCAGAGCGTCACCGACATCGGGAACCTGGTACTCGACACGCCGACGAACACGCAGGTGAAGCTGAGCGACGTCGCGGACATCCGCGTCGTGCCGGTGCCGAACTCGATCCGGCACGAGAACACCGCACGCCGCATCGACGTCACGGCGAACGTGTCCGGGCGGGACCTCAACGACGTGGTGGGCGACGTCCAGCAGAAGCTGCGCGACGTCCAGTACCCGCAGGGCTTCCACGCCGAGCTGCTCGGCACCTTCCAGGAACGGCAGGCGGCGCAGAACCAGATCCTGCTCGTCGCGATCGGCGCCGCCGTGGCGATCCTGTTGCTGCTGCACTCGGCGTTCCGCAACTGGCGGATGACGGTGCTCGCGTTCGTCGCGCTGCCGATGGCCGTCGTCGGCGGCATCCTGGCCGCGCTGATCAACGGCGGGATGCTGTCGCTGGGGGCGCTGGTCGGGTTGTTCACGGTCTTCGGCATCGCCGCGCGAAACGGGATCATGCTGATCAGCCATTTCCACCACCTGAACGAGGTGGAAGGAATGCCGTTCGGCGTGGAGCTGGTGCTGCGCGGGTCCCGTGAACGGCTGCGGCCGATCGTGATGACCGCGCTCGCCACCGGGCTCGCCGTGCTGCCGCTGGTGGTCGCCGGGGACATCCCGGGACACGAGATCGAGCACCCGATGGCCGTGGTGATCGCCGGCGGCCTGGTCACCTCGACCCTGCTCAACCTGTTCGTCCTGCCCGCTCTGTACCTGCGATTCGGCAAGGCCGGGCGACCGGCCGAGATCGGGAGTTCTCATGCGCCGCAGCACGTTTAG
- a CDS encoding efflux RND transporter permease subunit, translating to MTRWIVGQSLKLRLLVLVGAAALLVFGGIQLRTTSLDTLPEFSPTSVEVQTEALGLSAAEVEQLITVPLEADLLNGIAWLKTIRSESVPGLSSLTLVFEQGTDPLKARQVVQERITQAKALPNVSKPPIMLEPLSSSSRVMMIGLTPKQLSLIDTSVLARWTIKPRLMGVPGVANVSIWGQRDQQLQVQVDPKKLAASDVSLAQVIQTAGNAMWVSPLTFLEASTPGSGGFFDTNNQRLGIQHVSPIASAEDLAKVTVEDTPNRIVKLGDVTTVVKDHQPLIGDAAVQSGPSLILVVEKFPGADTMSVSRGLDQAIEDLRPGLGGVRVDTGVFRPAMFLDAAIGNVGLWLLIGGILLLAVFALTLRSWRGVLAGVVSLLVSLAAGAGVLTLAGATINLLTVAGLVVAAGLVVDDILIDLREIRHGLAAEGKTRAELVLDASLAVRGSAIFATVIGLLVPIPVFFLDGQAKTFYLPLVLAYGAAVLASLVVALTLTPVLGVLLMRPGRPVARPAGPGARYVRFLSRALAHPRRILAGALVLLVAGIGFFPLVTQSLLPTAKDPDVLVQFNGPSGTSLPEMDRITARAGDELRRIGGVQTVAVQVGRAVLADQVVGTNSSQLWVTLTPGVDYDTALAAVRRTVSSYPGIKSQVQTYGESRASEILATSTNEVTVRLYGQDIDILKHKAGEVATMLAGVTGIVAPRVETQDEEPMMLVDVNLAAAERFGIKPGDVRREAATLVNGTEVGSLYEGQKIFEVVVRGTPATRTSLSGIRDLSIDTPGGGHVRLGDVANITVGSKPTVIKREDVSRRIDVTASVSGRSVSSVSADVQGKLKDISFPLEYHAALLGSYSDHQAALGELLAVAIAAAIGIFLLLQAAFSSWRLAAVTFVALPFALTGGLVTTVLADGELSLGSLAGFLLVTGLATRGTVALVRRYRRLRDEGTGFGPSLVVRGAHDVLGGVLATAGAIAAFFLPVLFFGTAAGLEIVHPMAVNVLGGLVTSTVLVALVVPALYLVFAGRRTERVDDTAFTEEPPEASTVDTPTESPA from the coding sequence ATGACGCGCTGGATCGTCGGTCAGAGCTTGAAGTTGCGGCTGCTGGTGCTCGTCGGCGCGGCGGCGCTGCTCGTCTTCGGCGGCATCCAGCTCCGGACGACTTCGCTCGACACACTGCCGGAGTTCTCGCCGACCTCGGTCGAGGTCCAGACCGAGGCGCTCGGCCTCTCCGCCGCCGAGGTCGAGCAGCTGATCACGGTGCCGCTCGAGGCGGATCTGCTCAACGGCATCGCCTGGCTGAAGACGATCCGGTCGGAGTCGGTGCCCGGGCTGTCCTCGCTGACGCTGGTGTTCGAGCAGGGCACCGACCCGCTCAAGGCGCGCCAGGTCGTGCAGGAACGCATCACCCAGGCCAAAGCGCTGCCGAACGTGTCGAAACCGCCGATCATGCTCGAGCCGCTGTCCTCGTCCAGCCGGGTCATGATGATCGGCCTGACCCCGAAGCAGCTGTCGCTGATCGACACCTCCGTGCTCGCACGGTGGACGATCAAGCCGCGCCTGATGGGCGTGCCCGGCGTCGCGAACGTGTCCATCTGGGGCCAGCGAGACCAGCAGCTGCAGGTCCAGGTCGACCCGAAGAAGCTGGCCGCCAGCGACGTCTCGCTCGCGCAGGTCATCCAGACCGCCGGCAACGCGATGTGGGTGTCACCGCTGACCTTCCTCGAGGCTTCGACGCCCGGCTCCGGCGGTTTCTTCGACACGAACAACCAGCGTCTCGGCATCCAGCACGTGTCGCCGATCGCGTCCGCGGAGGACCTCGCGAAGGTCACCGTCGAAGACACGCCGAACCGCATCGTGAAGCTCGGCGACGTCACCACCGTGGTCAAGGACCACCAGCCGCTCATCGGTGACGCCGCTGTCCAAAGTGGACCGAGCCTGATCCTGGTCGTCGAGAAGTTCCCCGGTGCCGACACGATGTCCGTCAGCCGCGGGCTCGATCAGGCGATCGAGGACCTGCGCCCCGGTCTCGGCGGCGTGCGGGTCGACACCGGCGTGTTCCGGCCGGCGATGTTCCTCGACGCGGCGATCGGCAACGTCGGGCTCTGGCTGCTGATCGGCGGGATCCTGCTGCTGGCCGTGTTCGCGCTGACCCTGCGCTCGTGGCGCGGCGTCCTCGCGGGGGTGGTCTCGCTGCTGGTGTCGCTGGCCGCGGGCGCGGGCGTGCTGACCCTGGCCGGGGCGACGATCAACCTGCTGACCGTCGCCGGGCTGGTGGTCGCCGCCGGGCTCGTCGTCGACGACATCCTGATCGACCTGCGGGAGATCCGCCACGGCCTCGCCGCCGAGGGGAAGACCCGCGCAGAGCTGGTTCTCGACGCATCCCTCGCCGTGCGGGGCTCCGCGATCTTCGCGACCGTGATCGGCCTGCTGGTCCCGATCCCCGTGTTCTTCCTCGACGGCCAGGCGAAGACGTTCTACCTGCCGCTCGTGCTCGCGTACGGAGCCGCCGTGCTGGCGTCGCTCGTGGTCGCCCTGACCCTCACCCCGGTGCTGGGCGTGCTGCTGATGCGGCCCGGGCGGCCGGTGGCGCGCCCGGCCGGGCCCGGCGCGCGCTATGTGCGGTTCCTCTCCCGGGCGCTGGCGCACCCGCGCCGGATCCTGGCCGGCGCGCTGGTCCTGCTGGTCGCCGGGATCGGGTTCTTCCCCCTGGTCACGCAGTCGCTGCTGCCGACGGCGAAGGACCCGGACGTGCTCGTGCAGTTCAACGGCCCGTCGGGCACCTCGCTGCCGGAAATGGACCGGATCACCGCGCGGGCGGGCGACGAGCTGCGGCGGATCGGCGGCGTGCAGACCGTCGCCGTGCAGGTCGGCCGCGCGGTGCTCGCCGACCAGGTGGTCGGCACGAACTCCAGCCAGCTGTGGGTCACCCTGACGCCCGGCGTGGACTACGACACCGCGCTGGCCGCGGTCCGCCGCACGGTGAGCAGCTACCCCGGTATCAAGAGCCAGGTACAGACCTACGGCGAGAGCCGGGCGTCGGAGATCCTGGCGACGAGCACCAACGAGGTCACCGTCCGGCTGTACGGCCAGGACATCGACATCCTGAAGCACAAGGCCGGCGAGGTCGCCACGATGCTGGCCGGCGTCACCGGAATCGTCGCCCCGCGGGTCGAGACGCAGGACGAAGAGCCGATGATGCTGGTCGACGTCAACCTCGCCGCGGCCGAGCGGTTCGGGATCAAGCCGGGCGACGTCCGGCGCGAAGCGGCGACGCTGGTGAACGGCACCGAGGTCGGCAGCCTGTACGAGGGCCAGAAGATCTTCGAGGTCGTCGTGCGCGGCACCCCGGCGACGCGGACCAGCCTGTCGGGCATCCGGGACCTGTCGATCGACACGCCCGGCGGCGGGCACGTGCGCCTCGGCGACGTCGCGAACATCACCGTCGGCTCGAAGCCCACCGTGATCAAGCGCGAGGACGTCTCCCGCCGGATCGACGTCACCGCCTCGGTTTCCGGGCGCTCGGTGAGCTCGGTGTCGGCGGACGTGCAGGGCAAGCTCAAGGACATCTCGTTCCCGCTCGAGTACCACGCCGCTCTGCTCGGCAGCTACTCGGACCACCAGGCCGCGCTGGGCGAGCTGCTGGCCGTCGCGATCGCGGCCGCCATCGGCATCTTCCTGCTGCTGCAGGCGGCGTTCAGCAGCTGGCGGCTGGCCGCGGTCACCTTCGTCGCGCTGCCGTTCGCGCTGACCGGCGGCCTGGTGACCACCGTGCTGGCCGACGGTGAGCTGTCCCTCGGTTCGCTCGCCGGGTTCCTGCTGGTGACCGGGCTCGCCACGCGGGGCACGGTCGCGCTGGTCCGGCGCTACCGGCGGCTGCGAGACGAGGGCACCGGGTTCGGCCCCTCGCTCGTCGTGCGCGGCGCACACGACGTTCTCGGCGGCGTCCTCGCGACGGCGGGTGCGATCGCGGCGTTCTTCCTGCCGGTGCTGTTCTTCGGCACGGCCGCGGGGCTCGAGATCGTGCACCCGATGGCGGTGAACGTGCTCGGTGGCCTGGTCACCTCGACGGTGCTGGTCGCGCTCGTCGTCCCGGCGCTGTACCTCGTCTTCGCCGGCCGCCGGACCGAGCGGGTCGACGACACCGCCTTCACCGAAGAGCCGCCAGAAGCGTCCACAGTAGACACCCCAACGGAAAGCCCGGCCTGA
- a CDS encoding response regulator, whose amino-acid sequence MVRRPVVVIDDHPLVSTALVVALRAERIDAARIPVTSGTEILAAVRQHRPGLALLDLDLGDTAGLDLIGPLRADGWAVLVVTACLDRRPIAAAISRGAIGWIGKQESFEQLVAMVVEAVAGHEVLSPAIRDELVRLHQSAHLRQQQLRQALARLSARERQVLTRLAAGHTAADVAAEFAVSLTTVRAQIRSILAKLDVRSQLAAVAVVNEAERAGLG is encoded by the coding sequence ATGGTCCGCCGTCCGGTCGTGGTCATCGACGATCATCCCCTGGTCAGCACCGCACTGGTGGTGGCGTTGCGCGCCGAGCGGATCGACGCCGCGCGGATCCCGGTCACGAGCGGGACGGAAATCCTGGCCGCCGTCCGGCAGCATCGGCCCGGCCTCGCGCTGCTGGACCTCGACCTCGGCGACACGGCCGGGCTGGACCTGATCGGCCCGCTGCGGGCCGACGGCTGGGCGGTGCTGGTCGTGACCGCCTGCCTCGACCGCCGCCCGATCGCCGCGGCGATCTCCCGGGGCGCGATCGGCTGGATCGGCAAGCAGGAGTCGTTCGAGCAGCTGGTGGCGATGGTCGTCGAAGCGGTGGCGGGCCACGAAGTGCTCTCGCCCGCGATCCGCGACGAGCTCGTACGGCTGCACCAGTCGGCGCATCTGCGGCAGCAGCAGCTCAGGCAGGCACTCGCTCGGCTGTCCGCCCGCGAGCGGCAGGTGCTCACCCGGCTCGCCGCCGGGCACACCGCCGCCGACGTCGCCGCGGAGTTCGCGGTCTCGCTGACCACCGTGCGCGCGCAGATCCGGTCCATCCTGGCGAAACTCGACGTCCGCTCGCAGCTGGCCGCGGTCGCGGTGGTCAACGAAGCCGAGCGCGCCGGCTTGGGCTGA